The genome window CCAGGGATTGGAGGCGGCGCGAGATCGTCGAGTGGTTGGTGGCTAGCGCCCTTGCGGCGGCCGAGAGGCTGCCGTAGCGCGCCAGCGCAAGGAATACGCGGATGTCTTGCCAGTCGGGCTCTGTGCGTTTTTTCTCAGCCATTGCGCAAGAATAGCGGATTTTCGATCAGGCCAGATGCGCCTAATGTTCAGGGCATACCAATCAACCGTGAAGGAAATCATCATGAGCACTGAACAAAAAGTCGCTATCGTCACCGGCGCATCGCAGGGGCTGGGCGAGGGGATTGCCAAGGCGTTTCTCCGCCGTGGTTACCGGGTCGTCGGTACGTCCCGGTCGATCAAGCCGTCGGACAATCCCAATTATCTGACTATCGCTGGCGATATCGGCGATCCGGCGACGGGAAGGAATGTGGTGGAGCAGGCGCTGGCGCGTTTCGGGCGGGTGGATACGCTTGTCAATAACGCGGGTATTTTCATCGCCAGTGAGTTCACGAAATATACCGGGCAGCAGTATCAGGACATGCTGTCGACGAACTTGAATGGGTTCTTCTATACGACGCAGCATGCGGTAGAGGCAATGCTGAAGCAGGGTAGCGGCCATATCGTGCAAATCACCACGACGCTGGTCGATCAGGCCAACTCCAAGGTTCCTTCCGTTCTGGCGTCGCTGACCAAGGGCGGTTTGGCTGCCGCAACCCGCAGCCTTGCGATTGAGTACGCATCCCGCAACATCCGCGTGAACGCGGTGTCGCCGGGTATTATCAAAACGCCTATGCACGCCCCTGAAACCCATGCCGCGCTGGCGGCATTGCATCCGATGAAGCGCATGGGCGATATCGCTGACGTCACGCAGGCAGTACTGTATTTGGAAGACGCCGGTTTCGTGACGGGCGAAATTCTGCATGTGGATGGCGGGCAGGTGGCGGGCGCCTGAGCGTCTAGAACGCATTTCCTGCAACAGCACTGTTAACTGGAGAAAAAAGATGCCCTACGTAAATATCAAAGTTACCCGCGAAGGAACCGCACCCGGCGCGACGGCGACGACGCCTGAGCAAAAGCGGGCGCTCATCAAGGGCGTCAGCGATCTACTGTTTGAGGTGTTGGGCAAGCCGCAAGCATCAACCTTCGTTGTGATTGACGAGGTCGAGATGGAGAATTGGGGTGTGGGCGGCGTGGCGGTGCCTGAATATAGGGCGCAGGCCGCCAAGACAAAGAAAGAGTAGGCTGCCCGCTTCAAAAGCGTAAACCTGCATGAAAAAACGAAAAGGCGCCGAGGCGCCTTTTCGTTTTGAAGCGATTTTCGCAATCGAATGCGAAATTTCTGACTAGCGGCCTTATCCCTGACGGCTCATGATGCTCAACGCCACCGCCTCGGCAATCTTGATTCCATCCACACCCGCCGACAGAATCCCGCCCGCGTAACCCGCGCCTTCACCTGCCGGGAACAGGCCTTTGGTGTTGATGCTTTGCAGCGTTTCATTGTCTCGCCTGATGCGAATCGGCGACGACGTGCGCGTTTCCACGCCAGTCAACACCGCATCGTGCATGCCAAAACCCTTGATGGTTTTGTCAAAGGCAGGCAGCGCTTCGCGAATGGCAGTGATGGCGAACTCCGGCAACGCCGTCGCCAGATCCGTCAGATGCACGCCGGGCGTGTAAGACGGCAGCACCGACCCAAACTCCGTCGACGCCTTGCCGTCAATGAAATCTCCCACCAGCTGGCCAGGCGCGCTATAGGTCTCGCCGCCCAGCACAAACGCCTGCGATTCCCACTTGCGTTGAAAATCCACACCGGCCAGCACATGCTCCGGATAGTCCACCTCGGGCGAAACCCCGACCACAATGCCTGCGTTGGCGTTGCGTTCATTGCGTGAGTATTGGCTCATGCCGTTGGTGACGACGCGGTTGGGTTCGGACGTTGCCGCTACCACCGTGCCGCCCGGGCACATACAGAAGCTGTACACAGACCGCCCGTTGCTGGCGTGGTGCACAAGCTTGTAGTCCGCCGCGCCCAGAATCGGATGGCCGGCGCTCGGGCCAAAGCGCGCTTTGTCGATCAGTGACTGAGGGTGTTCGATGCGAAAGCCAATGGAGAACGGCTTGGCTTCCATGAACACGCCTTGCTCATTCAGCATCTGGAACGTGTCACGCGCACTGTGGCCCACGGCCAGCACAACGTGGTCTGCTTCGATGTGCTCGCCGCTGGCCAGCGTCACACCGGTGACCTGGCCGTTTTCGCGTTGCAGCGTTTCCACTTTGCTGGAGAAGCGCACTTCGCCGCCCAGTTTGGTGATGGTGTCGCGCATGACTTCCACCATGCCGACCAGGCGGAATGTGCCGATGTGGGGTTTGGCGACATACAGAATTTCTTCCGGCGCGCCGGCCAGCACGAATTCCTTCAGGACCTTTTCGCCGTAGTGCTTGGGGTCTTTGATCTGGCTGTATAGCTTGCCGTCGGAGAACGTGCCCGCGCCGCCTTCGCCAAACTGCACGTTCGACTCGGGATTCAGCACGCGTTTGCGCCACAGGCCCCAGGTGTCTTTGGTGCGTTCACGCACGGCTTTGCCGCGTTCCAGAATGATGGGCTTGAAGCCCATCTGCGCCAGCACGAGTCCGGCAAACAGGCCACAGGGGCCGGTGCCAATGACGATGGGGCGTTTGCTCAACGTGGCGGGCGCCTGGGCGACGAATTTGTATTCAGTATCGGGCGTAGGCTTTACGTTGCGATCATCGTGAAAGCGCGCAAGAAGGGCCGCTTCATTTTCGATGTCGATATCCAGCGTGTAGGTCAGCAGGATATTGTGTTTTTTGCGCGCGTCGTAGCTGCGCAAGAAGATGGTAAAGCCGTTCAGATCGCTGGCCGGAACGCCTAGTTTTTTCAGGATTGCAGCGGGCAATTCCTCGGGCGTGTGGTTCAACGGCAGCTTGATTTCAGTCAGTCGCAACATGCTCAGGGTCCAGATGGATGGGCGATCACAACGTCGCCAAAACGCGCATTGTACTGGATGGAAAGGGGGTGCGCAGCGACGGATTGATGTGTTGGATCAAGCGCTTAGGGGCCTCTGGCGGGGTGGTTGGATGGACGGTTTGCGCAGTTTGGACCGAACTGCTTTAAGCCTTCGCGCTGGGTGCAAGCGGCACCAAATTTGAGACTGCAATACCCGCTATGATGCGGGCTTATTGTTCATCACCAGTACTTAGTAGAAAGGGACGGGTTATGCGTCTTATTGGCAACGTGTTGTGGTTTGTATTGGGCGGCCTGTGGATGGGGCTGGGCTGGTGGCTGGCGGGCATCGTGGCCTGTATCACCATCGTCGGTATTCCCTGGGGCCGTTCTTGTTTTGTAATCGGTAATTTTGCGTTCTGGCCGTTCGGCAAGGAAGCCGTTAGCCGCCGGCATGTGAACGGCTATGGCGATATCGGTACCGGGCCGTTGGGGCTGATCGGCAATGTGGTCTGGTTTGTACTGTTTGGCTGGTGGCTGGCAATTGGCCACGTCGCGTCGGCGCTGGTCAACTTCATCACTATCATCGGTATCCCGTTTGGCATTCAGCATTTGAAGCTGGCGGTGATTGCGCTGGCGCCTATTGGCCAGACGGTCGTTCCGATAGGACACCGCGCGACGCTGCGCTGATGCCTATGGTGGCCGCGCAGGTGCGGCCACCCATCAACTTGTTTATCTTTAGCGCACCAGCTCAAAGCCGTCGCGCGCCACGACACCCCCATTCACACACAACTCCACTTCATGGCGCCCCGCATAATGCGTGCGCGTCGTGAAATCCCGGATTTGTTGGCTACGGCTTAGTGTCACGGTCTGGCCGGGTTCCAGCGTCAATTCCTTCAGTCTGAACGCCTTGAACGACGTCGAGCCGTTTTGCCGCACGTAGCCGATGCGGTACAGAACGATCAGCCGCTTCGATGTGGCGGCGGATGATCGCAACGAGCAGGTGAGCGTAAGCGTATCGCCCAAGGTGATCCGGGCGGGCGTGACGTTGAACGCTTCCACAGTGATGTTCGTTGCGGCTTCTGCGCCCAGTATCGCCAACGCCGACGCATTGCCCTGCTTGATCAGCGAGCGCAGCGCGTGGCGGATGATCCATTTGGTGTGCGGATCAGCCACGCCCCATTGCGCGGCGCGTTCCAGCACCCATGCCGGATTTGCCTTGGTGATGTCGTTCAGATGGTTGGCGACAGACCGGCGCACATAGAGGCTGGGATCGGCGCGTAATCTGTTCAGGATAGGCGCTGCCAGTTCAGGCGAGGCTTCAATGGCGCTTAACCGGAACGACCAGGGCAGGCGGGGCCGCGTGCCTTCGCTGGCCAGCCGGCGCACGGCGTCGTTGCTGTCTTCAGACCAGATATTCATGATCTTCAGGGCGCGTTGCGGGTCGTCGCGCAAGAACTCACGGACGCCGAATTCCGAGGTGCCGAAGGACGTGAAGAACTTCAACGCATCCATGGAACGTTCGAACGCGTGCCGGCCATGCTGGCTGACATAGTCGGGCGCCACGAGCGACATGAAGCCGTTGCCCAGCTTGGGGGCGGCTTGCATCAACAGAGCAAGGACGCCGTCGTAACCGTCCGGGATGGCGTGCGCGGCGGCGGCGATGGCATCGCTGGCGCGCCGCACGCGCTGCATCAGGGTCAGGTGCTCCAGACCGGCAAGCGCTTCAGAGAGGAACCTGCCGCTATCAAAGTCAGGGGATATTGATTGAAGTGTGGCCGACAGTTTGCGAAGCTGCGGGGCTCCCATCGAGTCCTTTAACGGGGCATTGGTTTGGGCAGTCATCGGCGCGGACCTGTGGGATTGTTGATGGTCAAGGAACCTGGCAGTGTCGTCGGACGCCGTGTCAGTTCCTGTCAGCAGTCCGTGTCCGTGTCAACGCCACCAGGAGACGCCAGCCTGTGGGGCCGTCAGGTCAACGCGCTCGCCCATCTGCGGCGTGGTCAGCGCCACCCCTTGGGCGGCCGCCAATGCAGCGATGCGTTCAAACGGTTCTTCCCAGACATGCATTGCCAGGTCGAAGGTGCCGTTATGAATCGGCAGCAACCAGCGGCCGCGCAAGTCCAGGTGCGCTTGCAGAGTTTCTTCGGGCTGCATGTGTACAAAGGCCCAGCGCTTGTCGTAGGCGCCGGTCTCCATCAAGGTCAGATCGAACGGGCCGAAGGCGTCGCCGATTTTCTTGAAGCCGTCGAAGTAGCCGGAGTCACCGCTGAAGAACACGCGCATGCCGGCGTCTTGGATGACCCAAGATGCCCATAGGCTGCGGTCGCTGTCCGTCAAGCCGCGGCCCGAGAAGTGCTGGGCCGGCGTGGCAGTCAGGCGCAGGCCTTCAACGGTAGTGGATTGCCACCAGTCCAGTTGTTCGACTTTGGCGGGGTCTACGCCCCACGCGATCAATTGGTCGCCCACGCCCAAGGGCGCGATGAAACGGCTGGTTTTACCGGCCAGTTGCAACACGGCTGCCCGGTCCAGGTGGTCGTAGTGGTTGTGGGACAGGATGACGCCCGCGATCGGGGGCAGTTCGTCGATGGTGATGGGCGGCTGGTGAAAGCGCGCGGGGCCGGCCCATTGCACGGGCGAGGCACGTTCGGAAAAAACGGGGTCGGTTATCCAGAAACGTCCGCGCAACTTCATCAATATGGTGGAATGCCCCAGTCGGTACAGGCTGCGATCCGGAGCAGCTTCAAGTTGGGCAAGATCCAGGGCGCGCACGGGAATTGGCCTGTCGGGCACGGTGCCGGCGGGTTTGGCGAAAAAGAATGCCCAGGTTAGTTTCAGCCCTTGCCAAAAACCCATGGCGGGGCGGGGCCGAGCGTTGATAAAGCGCCCGTCGCGGTGGTGCGGCGATTCGGGATAGCGGGGCAGGGCAGGCTGGAGGCAAGTGGAACGGGCGGTCACGGTATGAATTCCGAACGGGGGGAGGAAGCTAAAAATACACTGCACAGTGTAGTTTTTCGAAAAGTACACTGGCCGGTGTAAAATCGTCAACACCTATTTGAGCCCCTTCTTCTCCTATGTCCCAACCGCCGCAACGCCTGACTGACCGCAAACGCGAGGCGATCTTGCGCGCAGCCGTGGAGGAATTCCGTACGGCAGGCTATGAAGCTACCAGCATGGACCGAATCGCGGCAGCGGCGGAGGTTTCCAAGCGCACCGTCTATAACCATTTCCCCAGCAAGGAAGAGTTGTTCGGCCAGATTCTTGAACAACTTTGGGAAAGCAGCGCGGCCAGCGTCGATATGGCGTACCGGCCGGACCTGCCGCTAGACCAGCAACTGCTGCAACTATTGATGCAGAAGCTGGAATTGCTGGGCGACCCGAATTTCATCGATCTGGCACGAGTGGCCATGGCCGAGATCATTCATTCCCCTGCTCGCGCGCAACATATCGTCTGCCGCATGGGCGAAAAGGAAAGCGGCGTAACGGCGTGGGTCCGGGCCGCGACGGCAGATGGCCGTCTTGCCAACGTTGACCCGGACTTTGCAGGCCATCAGTTGCAGGGCTTGGTGAAGAGTTTTGCGTTCTGGCCGCAGATCACGCTGGGACAAGCACCCCTGACTGAGTCTGAGCGCAAGCGAGTGGCGGAGTCGGCGGTGGTGATGTTCTTAGGGTGTTATGCGCGGGGCGACTTGCGTTAAGGCCCTCCTTACTTTATGGTAAGGAAATTAAGTTCAAGGAGTCAGCATGACTTCCGCCACCATCACGTCCAAGGGCCAAGTCACCATTCCGGTAGATGTCAGGAACCGTCTCGGGCTCTCTACTGGCGACCGGGTCGAGTTCATTTTGAACGAAGCGTCGGGGCACTACGAGGTTGTGCCTGCCACGTCTCCCGTCACCGCGCTGAAAGGCATCATCGGAAAGCCGAAGAAAGCGGTGACCATTGACGATATGAATGCCGCCATCGCTGATCAAGGCGGGTCCGCGCGATGATCGGTCTGGACACCAATGTTCTGGTCCGATATTTCGCACAGGACGACCCAGCGCAGGCGAAGAAAGCGACTGAACTGATTGAGTCGTTGACGGCCGACAGTCCTGGTTATGTGACGCAGGTTGCCCTTATTGAACTTGTTTGGGTGCTTGGGCGGGCCTACGGTCTTCCGCGCGCAGACATCGTGCAGGTCATTGAGACGTTGCTGCGCACAAAGGAACTGAACGTCGAGGCGGCCGAAACCGTATGGAAAGCGTTGCGTCGATACGCCAGCTCATCCGCGGATTTCGCCGATTGCCTGATCGAGCTGATTTGCCATGACGCGCAGTGCGATTACACGGCAACTTTCGATATCAAAGCGGCTACGTCAGCGGGAATGCGGCTGCTTAAATAGTCGAAAACCTTAGACCCGGGCGATCACGGCAGCCGACAGATACAGCCCCAATCCAAAGACCGCATGCGTCGCCACGCTGCGCAGGCAGTTCTTGATGGGCGTGGGCGTTTTGGCGGACGCGAAGCCGGCGCCCATAGCGGGCTGCATGACAAATAGCGGTACGGCAACTGTTGCGATGCCTATCGTCAGCGCAGGCAGTAGCGTCGGCGCATTCAACCAGACCATGCCCTGAATGCCCGCCAGCAGCGCGGCAAACGCAATTCCGACGGCGTAGTGCGTGAACCAGCCCAGCGCCAATTCTCCTGGGATGGGGCGCGATTGCCCAATGCGCTCGTGCGCAAATTTGCCATGGAATAAGTGCCCCACCCAACGTCCAACGAACGCCCAATTCAGCGTGGGCACGCCAAGTTGCTTCATAAGCATCGCCCATGCGTCCATGACCATCGTCGCGCCTGCGCCCATCAGCACAATGCGTGCTGTCACTTCCCAAGTTGTCATTTGTGCCTCTGACTGATTGACCCGTTCAATTGATGACAGGCATGATAGAAGTTGAAGTCAACTTCAAGTCAATAGGTTTAGCCATGGACATCGCTGACGTTGCCAAGCGCTCGGGGGTTCCCGCCTCTACGCTGCGGTATTACGAGAAGAAAGGTTTGATTGCGTCGGCAGGCCCAAGCGGCGTTCGGCGCCAGTTTGCGCCAGCAGTGCTGGACCAGTTAGCGCTGATCGCCTTGGGGCAGGCTGGAGGACTGTCGCTGGATGATATACGCGCCATGTTGTGGCCCAACGCGGGCGGCGCGCAGGTAGACCGGGCCGTGCTGACGGCCAAGGCCGACGAGATTGACGCGACGATCAAGCAGTTGCAGGCGATGAGCCGGGGGCTGCGGCACGCAGCGCAATGCCCCGCGCCTAGTCATGCGGAATGTCCAGTGTTCAAGCGGCTGCTCAAGGCTGCGGCGGCAGGGGCGTTGAACCGGCGGCGGCGTCCGGCTTCGATGGTGCGGCCTTAGCCTGCGGCCAGAGCGCTCGATGGATTGCGCGCGATATTCCTGATCGCGCGGCGCAGTAATGCCTTCAATGGCTGGAAAAGCGCGAACTCAGACCGAAAGAAGGACAAAAGCCTCCCTGAAATCGGCGCGGCGCGAAGAACAATAGATTGTGATTGCAAGTGGGTCTGATTGATCGGGTTTGACCCATTACCAGACTATCAGGTTGTCAGTTGACAACTTTGAAAAATGAAGCAACACTTGGGGGCATCTATGGTTCGTCCGCTACATCCAAAAAAGGAAATCGAATCGGCGCTGCGGCAAGCCGAAAGGCAGGGATGGCGTGTCAAGCAAAGCATCGGTCACGCGTGGGGGCGTATTTATTGCCCCTACAACGACGAAGACTGTCGACGCGGCGAGTTCTGTATCGCCAGCGTATGGAGCACGCCTAAAAGCGCCGATGGTCATGCGCGCGCATTACGCCGGGTAGTTGATCAATGCGCCCCGCATCTTGAACGGGCTACAACACATTCTTCAAGCGAGCACTGACAGTGGAATACCTATTCACCTTGAGATACCGCCTATCGCCCAACGACGATACGCCCGATGATTTGATAGAACGCCTGGGTGCAGCCGGCTGCGACGATGCCCTGATCGGCGTGGGGCAACCCGGCCGCCTGGCGCTTGAATTCACGCGCGTTGCGGCCAATGCGCGAGCAGCGTTTCAACGCGCCTTGAAAGACGTGAAGCGCGCCGTGCCTTCGGCAAGACTGATCGAGGCAGGGCCGGACTACGTTGGCTTGACGGAAGTGGCCGAGTTGTTGGGGATGTCGCGTCAGAACATGCGCAAACTGATGCTGGCTCATCCAGACGGTTTCCCGTTGCCCGTGCATGAAGGAAAGACGTCGATCTGGCGCTTGCATCAAGTGCTGGACTGGCTGCGG of Achromobacter seleniivolatilans contains these proteins:
- a CDS encoding tautomerase family protein: MPYVNIKVTREGTAPGATATTPEQKRALIKGVSDLLFEVLGKPQASTFVVIDEVEMENWGVGGVAVPEYRAQAAKTKKE
- a CDS encoding PIN domain-containing protein codes for the protein MIGLDTNVLVRYFAQDDPAQAKKATELIESLTADSPGYVTQVALIELVWVLGRAYGLPRADIVQVIETLLRTKELNVEAAETVWKALRRYASSSADFADCLIELICHDAQCDYTATFDIKAATSAGMRLLK
- a CDS encoding NAD(P)/FAD-dependent oxidoreductase, which codes for MLRLTEIKLPLNHTPEELPAAILKKLGVPASDLNGFTIFLRSYDARKKHNILLTYTLDIDIENEAALLARFHDDRNVKPTPDTEYKFVAQAPATLSKRPIVIGTGPCGLFAGLVLAQMGFKPIILERGKAVRERTKDTWGLWRKRVLNPESNVQFGEGGAGTFSDGKLYSQIKDPKHYGEKVLKEFVLAGAPEEILYVAKPHIGTFRLVGMVEVMRDTITKLGGEVRFSSKVETLQRENGQVTGVTLASGEHIEADHVVLAVGHSARDTFQMLNEQGVFMEAKPFSIGFRIEHPQSLIDKARFGPSAGHPILGAADYKLVHHASNGRSVYSFCMCPGGTVVAATSEPNRVVTNGMSQYSRNERNANAGIVVGVSPEVDYPEHVLAGVDFQRKWESQAFVLGGETYSAPGQLVGDFIDGKASTEFGSVLPSYTPGVHLTDLATALPEFAITAIREALPAFDKTIKGFGMHDAVLTGVETRTSSPIRIRRDNETLQSINTKGLFPAGEGAGYAGGILSAGVDGIKIAEAVALSIMSRQG
- a CDS encoding DNA alkylation repair protein; this encodes MTAQTNAPLKDSMGAPQLRKLSATLQSISPDFDSGRFLSEALAGLEHLTLMQRVRRASDAIAAAAHAIPDGYDGVLALLMQAAPKLGNGFMSLVAPDYVSQHGRHAFERSMDALKFFTSFGTSEFGVREFLRDDPQRALKIMNIWSEDSNDAVRRLASEGTRPRLPWSFRLSAIEASPELAAPILNRLRADPSLYVRRSVANHLNDITKANPAWVLERAAQWGVADPHTKWIIRHALRSLIKQGNASALAILGAEAATNITVEAFNVTPARITLGDTLTLTCSLRSSAATSKRLIVLYRIGYVRQNGSTSFKAFRLKELTLEPGQTVTLSRSQQIRDFTTRTHYAGRHEVELCVNGGVVARDGFELVR
- a CDS encoding DUF2938 domain-containing protein, which encodes MTTWEVTARIVLMGAGATMVMDAWAMLMKQLGVPTLNWAFVGRWVGHLFHGKFAHERIGQSRPIPGELALGWFTHYAVGIAFAALLAGIQGMVWLNAPTLLPALTIGIATVAVPLFVMQPAMGAGFASAKTPTPIKNCLRSVATHAVFGLGLYLSAAVIARV
- a CDS encoding MBL fold metallo-hydrolase, which codes for MTARSTCLQPALPRYPESPHHRDGRFINARPRPAMGFWQGLKLTWAFFFAKPAGTVPDRPIPVRALDLAQLEAAPDRSLYRLGHSTILMKLRGRFWITDPVFSERASPVQWAGPARFHQPPITIDELPPIAGVILSHNHYDHLDRAAVLQLAGKTSRFIAPLGVGDQLIAWGVDPAKVEQLDWWQSTTVEGLRLTATPAQHFSGRGLTDSDRSLWASWVIQDAGMRVFFSGDSGYFDGFKKIGDAFGPFDLTLMETGAYDKRWAFVHMQPEETLQAHLDLRGRWLLPIHNGTFDLAMHVWEEPFERIAALAAAQGVALTTPQMGERVDLTAPQAGVSWWR
- a CDS encoding helix-turn-helix domain-containing protein; its protein translation is MDIADVAKRSGVPASTLRYYEKKGLIASAGPSGVRRQFAPAVLDQLALIALGQAGGLSLDDIRAMLWPNAGGAQVDRAVLTAKADEIDATIKQLQAMSRGLRHAAQCPAPSHAECPVFKRLLKAAAAGALNRRRRPASMVRP
- a CDS encoding YccF domain-containing protein; the encoded protein is MRLIGNVLWFVLGGLWMGLGWWLAGIVACITIVGIPWGRSCFVIGNFAFWPFGKEAVSRRHVNGYGDIGTGPLGLIGNVVWFVLFGWWLAIGHVASALVNFITIIGIPFGIQHLKLAVIALAPIGQTVVPIGHRATLR
- a CDS encoding SDR family NAD(P)-dependent oxidoreductase; this encodes MSTEQKVAIVTGASQGLGEGIAKAFLRRGYRVVGTSRSIKPSDNPNYLTIAGDIGDPATGRNVVEQALARFGRVDTLVNNAGIFIASEFTKYTGQQYQDMLSTNLNGFFYTTQHAVEAMLKQGSGHIVQITTTLVDQANSKVPSVLASLTKGGLAAATRSLAIEYASRNIRVNAVSPGIIKTPMHAPETHAALAALHPMKRMGDIADVTQAVLYLEDAGFVTGEILHVDGGQVAGA
- a CDS encoding helix-turn-helix transcriptional regulator; the encoded protein is MEYLFTLRYRLSPNDDTPDDLIERLGAAGCDDALIGVGQPGRLALEFTRVAANARAAFQRALKDVKRAVPSARLIEAGPDYVGLTEVAELLGMSRQNMRKLMLAHPDGFPLPVHEGKTSIWRLHQVLDWLRTLGRYDVDVSVLEVSRAALEVNVTKDGVRSPQPLVRKLEGLLA
- a CDS encoding TetR/AcrR family transcriptional regulator, producing the protein MSQPPQRLTDRKREAILRAAVEEFRTAGYEATSMDRIAAAAEVSKRTVYNHFPSKEELFGQILEQLWESSAASVDMAYRPDLPLDQQLLQLLMQKLELLGDPNFIDLARVAMAEIIHSPARAQHIVCRMGEKESGVTAWVRAATADGRLANVDPDFAGHQLQGLVKSFAFWPQITLGQAPLTESERKRVAESAVVMFLGCYARGDLR
- a CDS encoding AbrB/MazE/SpoVT family DNA-binding domain-containing protein, producing MTSATITSKGQVTIPVDVRNRLGLSTGDRVEFILNEASGHYEVVPATSPVTALKGIIGKPKKAVTIDDMNAAIADQGGSAR